CAACCAGATAACCGTCGCCCACGAGCTCGACCGGCGCGGCCGCCTCGAGGACGTCGGCGGGCTGACCTTCCTCAGCCGCCTCATCACCGAACTGCCCACGCCCATCGGCGTCGAGCATTTCGCCCAGATCGTCAAACGCGACGCCACCTACCGGCAGATGGTGGCGGTTGCCGGCACGATTGCGAAGATCGCCTTCGAGGGCGGCGCCGACCTGGAAGGGGCGCTGAGCAAGGCCGAGGCCCTGGTCTACGGACTGCGCTCCGGCGAGCGCCTGCGCGACTTCACCCACATCCGCGAGTTCCTCGACCCCTATCTCGTGCCCGCGGACGCGGAAGAGATGGCCCCTTTCGGCGGCAACGTCCGCACCGGTCTGAGCGACCTCGACATGCTCCTGGGCGGGCTGAACCCCAGCGACCTGATCATCGTCGCGGCGCGCACCGGAATGGGTAAGACGAGCCTGATGCTCAACTTCGCGCGCAACGCCGCTATCGGCCAGCACGCGAAGGTCGCGATCTTCTCGCTCGAGATGGCGGGCGAGCAGCTGGCCCAGCGGCTGCTCGCGGCGGAATCGCGCGTCGACTCTGCCCGCCTCCGTCTCGGCCTGCACAGCGAGGTCGAGGAGAGCCGGATCATGCACGCCTACGGCACGCTCTCGGACGCCAGTATCTACGTGGACGACAGCGCCGGGCTGCGGATTCCGGAGCTGCGGGCGAAGCTCATGCGCCTCAAGCGCGATGTCGGCCTCGACCTCGTGATCGTGGACTACCTGCAGCTGATCCAGGGCAACCGCAGCGACAACCGGGTGCAGGAGATCAGCTACATCACGCGCTCGCTGAAAGAGCTGGCGCGGGAGCTGGAGGTGCCGGTCGTGGCCGGGTCGCAGCTCTCGCGCGCTCCTGACCAGCGCCAGCCCCACATCCCCCAGCTGTCAGACCTGCGGGAGAGCGGCTCCATCGAACAGGACGCGGACGTGGTGATCTTCATCTACCGCGAGGAGAAGTACATGAGCCGCGAAGAGTGGCAGGCCCAGAACCCGGACAAGCCGCCCGGGCAGTACCCGGCAGGCAAGGCCCAGCTAATCGTGGCCAAGCACCGCAACGGCCCCACCGGGGTCATCGAGGTGCTGTTCAAGGACAACATCTCCAAGTTCGAGGACCCGATGACCCGCGCCCTCGACCGCGAATACGCATGACGGCGCTCCACCCCACGGGACCGGTACGCAAGGATGGGCACTTCACGGGCTTCGTCTCCGGCGCCCGAGCGACGGTAATCCCGGCCGCCTTCTTCACCGAGGTCATGCCTGGGATCGAGGACGAGGCCGAACTGCGGGTGACGCTGTACCTGATGTACGCCCTGGGGCGGCGTAAGGGCTACCCGCGCTTCGTCACGCGCTCCGAGCTCGAGGCCCTGGCGCCGCTGGCGGCGTCCCTGGCGTCTCTGCCGGGCGAAATCGAAGAGAACCTCGACCGGGGCCTCCGCCTCGCCGCCGAGCGGGGGACATTCCTGACCCTGGAGGTGGAGCGCGGCGGCCGCAAGGAGGGGATCTTCCTGCTGAACACGCCCGGCGACCGGCGCGCCTTTCAGGAGATCCTCAACGGGACGCTCTCGGTCGGCAGGCCTTTGCCGAGGCCGGCGCAGCCGCCGGCGCCGGAGAAGCACAACGTCTTTGCCCTCTACGAGGAGAACATAGGCCCCATTACGCCCCTGGTGGCGGAGGAGCTGCGGGAAGCCGAGCGCCTGTACCCGCCGGCATGGATCGAGGAGGCCGTGAAGGAGGCCGCGGTACTGAACAAGAGGTCCTGGCGCTACATCGCCCGGATCCTCGAGCGCTGGGCCATGGAAGGACGACAGGATGAGAAAGCTGGACGAGATCCTGCGGGGGATGACTCCATCCGAGCCCGGGTCATCCGCCGCTTCGACCAGCTCGCCGGCGACCGCTAACCAGCCGCGCCGGCAGGCGAGGGCGTCCTCCCGTGGCCCCGAGGCCTCGGAGGAAGAGGGCGCCTGCCCGGAGTGCGGCGGCGCTGGTTTCGTGCGCCGAGAGGTGCCCCTGGACCACCCGGACTTCGGCCGCGCCCTGCCGTGCCGCTGCGTCGCGGACGAGCCAGCGGCGACCCGCCTGGAACGGCTCCAGCGCTACAGCTCGCTCGGCCCGCTGACCCGCCTGACCTTCGAGAACCTCAACGAGCGCGGCCGGAGCCCGAACCCGCGCGACCAGCAGCAGTTCCGGGCGCTGGTGTCTGATGCCAGGGCGTTTGCGGACAACCCTGAAGGCTGGCTCCTGATCCACGGCCCCTCTGGGGCCGGCAAGACGCATGTCGCGGCGGCCATCGCTAACCGCTGCCTGGCCAACGGCACGCCGGCCCTGTTCGTCGTGGTCCCTGACCTCCTCGACCATCTGCGGGCTGCCTACAACCCGGCCAGCGAGGTGGGCTACGACCGCCTCTTCGAGCAGGTGCGAAACGCGCCGGTGCTGGTCCTCGACGACCTGGGGACGCAGAACGCGACCGCCTGGGCCCAGGAGAAGCTGTTCCAGATAGTCAACCACCGCTACAACACCCAGTTGCCCACGGTGGTGACGACCAACCTGCCCATCGAGCGGCTCGACGACCGCCTGCGCATGCGCCTCACGGACCCGGCCCTGGCGCGCGTCTACCACGTCGAGGCGAGCGCGCCGGCGGTCGACCTTGGCGCGCTCGACGCGCTCGACCTCGCCCGCGTGCGGGAGATGACCTTCGACAATTTCGATACGCGCCTGCCGCACCTCACGCAGGAGCAACGGCTAAACGTCGAGCGCGCCTGGAGAGCTGCTCTGGACTTCGCTGAGTCGCCGGAGAACTGGCTCGTCCTCGAGGGCGGACACGGCTGCGGCAAGACCCACCTGGCGGCGGCGATCGCGAACTACCGGCGCGCCCGCGGCGAGAAGCCACTCTTCCTGGTGGTGCCTGACCTTCTGGACTTCCTGCGGCACACCATGGAGCGCGACTCCCGCGCCAGCTTCTTCGAGGTGTTCGAGAACATCCGCGGCGCGCCGCTGCTGATCCTGGATGACCTCGGCGCCCAGAGCGACGTCGGCTGGGTCCGCGACCGGCTCTTCCAGCTGATCAATCATCGCTACGCCGCGCGGCTGCCGACAGTCTTCACCGTGAGCACGGACGCCTTCGACCGGATGGAGGAGCGGCTGCTGGCGCGGCTTTTCGACCCCAACATCAGCCTGGAACTGCCGATTACGGCCCCTGCGTACCTGGTGGACCTGGATGCCCAATCGCCCGGAGCCAGTCGCGCAGGGCGGCCGCAGTCGTCTCGAACGCGAGGTCCTGCCACGGGATCTCGTGGGGCCGGAACCAGGCCGTTTCGAGGGTCTCCGGGCCGGGGACGGGAAGGCCCGTGACTTCGAGCCCGCGGAAGACGAGCACCACCACGCCGTGCTGGACGCGCGTGTACACCCCGAGTAGCGGCCCGGCGCGGACGCGGAGGCCGACCTCTTCGAGCGCCTCGCGCTCGGCGCCCTCCTCGGCAGACTCCCCCATCTCCAGGTAGCCGCCGGGAAAGGCCCACCGGCCGTACGAAGGCTCGATGCCGCGACGCAGCAGGAGGACGCTGCCGTCGCGTTCGGGAAGGACGTTGGCCACCAGCTTCGGGTTCAGGTAATGGATGAAGCCGCACGTCCCGCAGACCAGCCGCACCCTGCCCTCTGCCTCTACGAAGCGCGAGGCGAGGCCCGAGCCACAGTGCTGGCAGAACCTGGGCTGGCCGAATGGGGGGTCGGGCAACTGCAGCGGGAGGGCCATGCAGAGAGCTTAGCGCGACGGCGCGAGAGCTGAGAACCAAACGAGCGCGGCCCTGCTCGCATTACATAACCGTTTCAAAGCTGGTGAAAGTGGTTGCATAAACGTATTGACTGAAAGCCGATCACCTACATAAACTCCGCCGGAATCAGCGCTTCCCCCGCCCTCGCGTCCTTCTCCGACGAAGGACGGCGCCGGTTCGCTCGCCGGAGCCAGGAGGCCCGGCCGTTCTGACATGCCTGGAGGGCGATCCATGTTGCAGGACAAGACGATCATCTGCCGGGACTGCGGGAACGGGTTCATCTTCACCGCCGGTGAGCAGGGCTTCTATCTCGAGAAGGGCCTCCTCAACGAACCCCAGCGCTGCCCGTCTTGCCGCGAGAACCGCCGGCGAGACCGCGGCGTCTCCCGCGCGGCGGCCACGATAACCTGTGCCAATTGCGGCACCCAGGCGGTGGTGCCCTTCGTGCCGCGCCATGACCGGCCGGTGTACTGCAACGCCTGCTACGAGACGAGAAAGGCAGCGGCGCCCGTGACGGCGGGCGCCAGGTAGCCGCGCTCCGGCGCTCACCGGCGGGCCGGATGCCGGGACACGCGGGCGGCGGCGCTCGCCACACGAGCAAGCCCCGGAGCTGATCGCTAACGGCGGGCCTACGTCTTTGCCGTCTCAGGCGGCTGCACGGGGTGGCCCTCCACCCAGGCGGCGCTGCCGTCGGCGAAGTGCTCTTTCTTCCAGACCGGGACGACTTCCTTGATACGGTCGACGGCCCAGAGGGCGGCCTCAAAGCCTTCACGCCGGTGCGGCGACGAGAGCGCGACCAGCAGGCTGGTCTCGCCGACCTCGAGGAGGCCGGTGCGGTGCCAGATGCCGATCTCGACGACATCGGGGAAGCGGCGCTTCACCTCGTCAGCCACCTCGCGCATCTTGCGCACGGCCATCGTCTCGTGCGCTTCGTACTCCAGCCGGAGTACGGCGCGGCCCTCCGCGTTGTTCCGCACGACCCCGTAGAAGACGATGACGGCGCCGCACTCGTCGCGGCGCACGAGGTCGAAGAGTTCCTGCTGGCGGGGCTCCAGGGGGTCGGCCGTCAACCAGAAGGGCTCGGCGCCGCCGCTTACGGGCGGTATCAGGGACACCTCGGCGCCGTCGTGCAGTTCTTCGTCCGTGGGGATGTACTCGTCGTCGATGGCGAAGACGAGCGTGCGCAGCATCGGCCGCACGATGGGATACTCATCTGCCAGCCGCGCCTTCAGGTCCGCGACGCGCGCGCCCTCCGGCAGCTCCATGACGATGTCCTTCTTGCCGACGAGGTCGTGCAGGCCAGCGAAGAGGCGAAGAGATACCTTCATCGTCCTGATTCTAGCAGGCGCCCCCACGGCGGCTTCAGCGCATCGATCGATTCCCCCACCCCGCAGGTGAGCGAACATGGGGTTAGGTACGGGGCTGCCGAATTGACTTGCGGTGGCCGTTTGCGGTGGACCCGGTGCGGCGATCCCGCAGCGCCTCGCCCTGCACTCGAACGGGGCCGCGCGCCGGCCGCCTCGTGTATCCTCGGCGTGCGTCATGGAGCTGCCAACACTGTCCCGGCTTGGCCGCCTGGCGGTCGACCTCCTCTATCCGCCCCTGTGTGCGCTCTGCGGGAGGCCGGGCGCGCTCCTGTGCGACGCCTGCCTCGACTCGTTTCCGCCGGCGGGCGGCCGCCGCTGCGGCTGCTGCTGGTTGCCGCTGGCGCCGGGCGGCTGTCGCTCGTGTCTCGCGCATCCCGTGGCGCTCCGGCGGATCAGATCTGCCTATCGCTACGCTGGCCCGGCCCGCGAGCTCGTGCACAGGTTCAAGTTCGGCGACCTGACCTCTCTGGCCGAAGTCATGGCCCCGCCGATGGCCTCGCTGGTCGAATGGCCTATCGATGCGGTAGCGCCGGTGCCCCTTACGCCGACGCGCGAGCGAGAGCGCGGCTACAACCAGGCCGCGCTGCTCGCCCGCGGCGTCGGGAGGGCCCTGGGGGCACCGGTCGTGACTGCGCTGAAGCGCACCCGCTCCGGACGGCCCCAGGCGCGCAGCGCCGGCGCCGACGAGAGGCGGGGGAACGTCGCCGGGGCGTTCGCGGTCCGCGACGCCGGATCTGTCAGGGACAGGAGCGTCCTCCTGGTGGACGATGTCGCGACCACGGGCGCTACGCTGGATGCCTGCGCCCGCGCGCTCCTGGACGCCGGGGCGCGGGAGGTCACAGCCGTCACCTTCGCGAGGGAGGACTAATGGTCGCAGGGCCATTCCTGGTGCTCTTCTGCGGCGGCCTGGGCGGTACGCCGGTGGAGGAACTGCAGGCCGGGGCGCTGCGCGAGTGCGCGCTCGACACTCTCGACGAGGCGCTGGCCACGGGCGCGTACGAGGGCGCTGTGGTCGTGGCGGACGCCGCTTCCGCTGATGCCCTGGGCCCGCGGCTGCCCCCCGGCGTGGTCCTCGACCGCGATGCACCGGGGCAGGAGTTCCACTTCGGGCGGCGGCTCACGGAAGTCGTACTGCGCTACGGACTCGAGCGCCCGGTGTACGTCGGCTGCGGCATGCCCCTCCTGAAGGGCGACGAGCTGGCGGCCGTAGCCTCTGCGCTCGAGAGCCAGGACCTGGCGGTGGTCAGCAACAACTTCTTCTCCGCCGACCTGGTGGGCTTCGTGCCAGGGGACGTGGTGCGCGACGTGGAGCTTCCGGACAACGACCGCATTCTGCCCCGCTTCCTTGTCCAGGAAGCCGGCCTCATCAACCAGGCGCTGCCGCGGACGATCGCGAACCAGTTCGACATCGATACGCCCATCGAGCTGTCCATCCTCGCCTATGCGGGCGGCGCCGGGCCGCGACTCACGGCCTGGCTGGCCGCCCATCCGGTCGAGACCGAGCGCATCGCGAAGGCTGCCTGGCTCTTCACGGACAACCAGGCAGTGGTGCTCGTCGCGGGCCGCATCGGCGGCGACACCATGGAGTACCTGCGCAACGAGACGGCGAGCCAGACGCGAGTGTACTCGGAAGAGCGTGGCATGCAGGCCGCGGGGCGGGACATCTCCGGGGAAGCCCGCTCCCTCCTGGGCTTCCACATTCAGGCGGTCGGCATAACGAGGTTCTTTGCGGAGCTGGGGCAACTGGCAAACGGCGCCTTCATCGATACGCGGCCAGTCTTCGCCCACATGGGACTGCGGCCCTCGCGCCCCGACAGGTTCCTCTCCGACGCCCTCCAGCCGGAGGGCATCGCCGACCCTTGGCTGCGCGAGTTCACGGCCGCCGCCCGCGAGGCGCCGATCCCCGTGGTCCTGGGAGGCCAGTCGCTGGTCACCTCCGGCCTCCAGCTGCTGGCCGAGGCGGCGTGGAAACGCCACGACCTGCTCGAGGCCGAGTACAAGGCCCGCGGCCGCGCACGGGAGCGGGGATGAACGTGGCGGTCAGAGTCCTCAGCGGTCAGGCCGAGCCTCTGCGCCTGGCCTTCAATGCCGCTGCCGCGAGGGTGCGCCTGCTGCTCCTCGTTTCGCCGACCTGAGAGGTGTGCCGGCAGGGGGTCTCTGCCATCCAGGAGGTGCTGCTCGCCAGGGAGCCTTCCGAGGCGCTTGCCGCGTTCGTCGCCTGGGTGCCGGTGCTGGCCGGCGACCGCGAACCTGACGCCGGGACCCTGGCGCTGGCGCCTGACGCCAGGGTGCAGCACTTCTGGGACCCGGACGGAACGCTCGCTGCGCCTTTCAAGTCCGTCCTGGCACTGCCGGGGAGGGTGCGGGCCTAGGACGTTTATATTCTCTATCCGCCGGGCGCGCGCTGGGATGACCTGCCGCCCGCGCCGGCCTACTGGCAGCACCAGCTAGGCGACGAGGTCAAGGCGCTTGCCCCCGTTCTGGACGCCGAGGCGATGCTGGTGCAGGCCAGGAAGCTGCTCCGGGCCTCGGGCTGACGCGGCGGGTCTACGTGAGCGCCCGCAACGCCAAGCCCGCCGCCAGCAGCAGCCCGAAGCGCATGTGCAGGCCGGCGGTGCCGCGCACCAGGGCGTTGAGCGCCGCCGCCTCGCGTTCGCGCAGGGCCCGCGCCGCGAGCACGGCGAAGGGCGCCGCCAGGAGAGAGAGGAGGCTCTCGGGCGGCAGCTGGCCGAGCACCACGCAGGCCGGCACCACGCCGAAGGGCGAGGCCGTCAGAGCCACGTAGACGTAATCGGCGGCGGGGCGGCCGAGGACGCCGGCGATCGTGATCTTGCCGCGCGCGCGGTCGTTTTCGATGTCGCGCAGGTTGTTCGCGTGCAGGATGTCGGCGACCAGCAGCCCGACGGGCAGGGAGGCGAAGAACTGCTCCCACGTCAGGCGCTCGACCTGGACGTAGGCCGAGGCCATGACCATGAGGACGCCCATGAAGCAGAACACCATCGCCTCGCCCAGTCCCCGCCGCCCGTAGGCGATGGGGGCTCCGGTGTAGAAGTAGCCTGCCAGAACGCTCGCGACGCCGGCGGCCAGGATGGGCCAGCCGGTGTAGGCGACGATGACGAGGCCGCAGGCGGCGCCGGCCGCGAAGCAGGCAATGGCCGCCCTGTGTACGGCCCGGGCAGAGATGAGGCCTCGCTGGATCACTCCCCCGAGCGTCGCGGCGGGCTGCACGCGGTCGACGAAGTCGAAGAAGTCGGTGGCCAGGTTGGTGCCGGCCTGGATGAGGACCGAGCCGGCGAGGGCGAGCGCGAAAAGCAGCGGCCGGAACTCCTGCTCCGCCGCAACCGCCGTGCCGACCAGCACCGGCACGATCGAGGCTGGGTAGGAGAAGGGCCGGAGCGCGATCCACCACGCCCGCCGCTTCGAGATTTCGCCCGCTGCCGTCACGCCGTCAGCCTACGCCGAACCCATCTGCCGGGTCGAGCCATACTGCCGGACGGTCGGTCCCGCGAGGGCAGGCCGCCGTTACGGACGGCCTCACTCGGCCGCGCGGCAACCTGAAGCTCGAGGGCGCGTTGATATAATCGAAGCTGTCCGGCGCCGGGCAGGAGCGCCGGCCCTTCGCGGTCATCTACGGACTCGCCCCCGCCGCGGGCGGGCTTTGCAGCGACGCACCAAAGGGAACGACCATGACCACAGCCACGACCTCTCCGGAGCAGGCCCGGACCAAGGACGGCAAGTTCGTATACCTCTTCGGCGGCGGCAAGGCCGATGGCAACGCCGACATGAAGGACCTCTTGGGCGGCAAGGGCGCCGGCCTCGCCGAGATGACGAACATCGGCATCCCGGTGCCGCCCGGCTTCACGATCACCACCGAGGTCTGCACCGAGTTCTACAAGAACAACCGCCAGTACCCGGCCGGCCTGGAAGAGCAGGTGCGCGAGGGCGTGGCCTTCGTGGAGAACCTCCTCGGGCGCAAGTTCGGCGACCCGGAACGGCCGCTGCTCTTCTCCGTGCGCTCCGGCGCGCGCGTTTCGATGCCCGGAATGATGGACACGGTCTTGAACCTCGGTATCAACGACGCCGTCGCCGAGGGCCTGGCCCGCGAGTCTGGCGACCGCCGCTTCGCGATGGACTCCTACCGCCGGTTCGTCCAGATGTACGGCGACGTCGTGCTCGACCTCAAGCCGCAGGACAAGGAGGAAGACCCCTTCGAGGTCATCCT
This genomic interval from Dehalococcoidia bacterium contains the following:
- the dnaB gene encoding replicative DNA helicase codes for the protein MFEQLPPHDVQAEEAVVASLLVDSEAIFKVAGLLQPSDFFREANAWTYEACLALWQRNEAVNQITVAHELDRRGRLEDVGGLTFLSRLITELPTPIGVEHFAQIVKRDATYRQMVAVAGTIAKIAFEGGADLEGALSKAEALVYGLRSGERLRDFTHIREFLDPYLVPADAEEMAPFGGNVRTGLSDLDMLLGGLNPSDLIIVAARTGMGKTSLMLNFARNAAIGQHAKVAIFSLEMAGEQLAQRLLAAESRVDSARLRLGLHSEVEESRIMHAYGTLSDASIYVDDSAGLRIPELRAKLMRLKRDVGLDLVIVDYLQLIQGNRSDNRVQEISYITRSLKELARELEVPVVAGSQLSRAPDQRQPHIPQLSDLRESGSIEQDADVVIFIYREEKYMSREEWQAQNPDKPPGQYPAGKAQLIVAKHRNGPTGVIEVLFKDNISKFEDPMTRALDREYA
- a CDS encoding DnaD domain protein; translation: MTALHPTGPVRKDGHFTGFVSGARATVIPAAFFTEVMPGIEDEAELRVTLYLMYALGRRKGYPRFVTRSELEALAPLAASLASLPGEIEENLDRGLRLAAERGTFLTLEVERGGRKEGIFLLNTPGDRRAFQEILNGTLSVGRPLPRPAQPPAPEKHNVFALYEENIGPITPLVAEELREAERLYPPAWIEEAVKEAAVLNKRSWRYIARILERWAMEGRQDEKAGRDPAGDDSIRARVIRRFDQLAGDR
- a CDS encoding NUDIX hydrolase — translated: MALPLQLPDPPFGQPRFCQHCGSGLASRFVEAEGRVRLVCGTCGFIHYLNPKLVANVLPERDGSVLLLRRGIEPSYGRWAFPGGYLEMGESAEEGAEREALEEVGLRVRAGPLLGVYTRVQHGVVVLVFRGLEVTGLPVPGPETLETAWFRPHEIPWQDLAFETTAAALRDWLRAIGHPGPPGTQGP
- a CDS encoding zinc-ribbon domain containing protein, yielding MLQDKTIICRDCGNGFIFTAGEQGFYLEKGLLNEPQRCPSCRENRRRDRGVSRAAATITCANCGTQAVVPFVPRHDRPVYCNACYETRKAAAPVTAGAR
- a CDS encoding molybdenum cofactor biosynthesis protein MoaE produces the protein MKVSLRLFAGLHDLVGKKDIVMELPEGARVADLKARLADEYPIVRPMLRTLVFAIDDEYIPTDEELHDGAEVSLIPPVSGGAEPFWLTADPLEPRQQELFDLVRRDECGAVIVFYGVVRNNAEGRAVLRLEYEAHETMAVRKMREVADEVKRRFPDVVEIGIWHRTGLLEVGETSLLVALSSPHRREGFEAALWAVDRIKEVVPVWKKEHFADGSAAWVEGHPVQPPETAKT
- a CDS encoding ComF family protein, translating into MELPTLSRLGRLAVDLLYPPLCALCGRPGALLCDACLDSFPPAGGRRCGCCWLPLAPGGCRSCLAHPVALRRIRSAYRYAGPARELVHRFKFGDLTSLAEVMAPPMASLVEWPIDAVAPVPLTPTRERERGYNQAALLARGVGRALGAPVVTALKRTRSGRPQARSAGADERRGNVAGAFAVRDAGSVRDRSVLLVDDVATTGATLDACARALLDAGAREVTAVTFARED
- the menA gene encoding 1,4-dihydroxy-2-naphthoate octaprenyltransferase, which produces MTAAGEISKRRAWWIALRPFSYPASIVPVLVGTAVAAEQEFRPLLFALALAGSVLIQAGTNLATDFFDFVDRVQPAATLGGVIQRGLISARAVHRAAIACFAAGAACGLVIVAYTGWPILAAGVASVLAGYFYTGAPIAYGRRGLGEAMVFCFMGVLMVMASAYVQVERLTWEQFFASLPVGLLVADILHANNLRDIENDRARGKITIAGVLGRPAADYVYVALTASPFGVVPACVVLGQLPPESLLSLLAAPFAVLAARALREREAAALNALVRGTAGLHMRFGLLLAAGLALRALT